The uncultured Sphaerochaeta sp. genome includes a window with the following:
- a CDS encoding pyridoxal-dependent decarboxylase, whose translation MQMSQKPTNLPYFLGPEKEKKDEYKRVLTDTIEAITASVDDQGAYQGATVEALQQALAQFSLLPKQGIGWEALLEQVKQTILPHFLRTWSPNYMAHLHSPALLESIASELIIATFNQSMDSWDQSPVATEVEVAVVSELCSLYGYHEGSDGVFTSGGSQSNLSAITMARDWYCSTKLGHDVKKEGLPPSYHKLRLYTSEVSHFSMEKSAHLLGLGYNAVRKVPVDDLCRMDVEKLNAMIESDKQDGLLPFCVVATIGTTDYGSIDPVGALREVCDREGMFLHADAAYGSGLQLSPTYRSRLGNLSLCDSITVDFHKMFLLPISCGALLVKNKEHFSVFTLHADYLNREEDEEEGYTNLVGKSLQTTRRGDALKVWMAFQCRGKDGYGKIVDTCTENAAYLAKELLAHDSFTLAIEPELSSVVFRHVGSCELNKRIRKELLHHHQVVIGQTVYKGQTYLKFTLLNPTLTKEHLSELLTLIDSLATELQ comes from the coding sequence ATGCAGATGTCACAAAAGCCAACTAACCTTCCTTACTTTCTCGGCCCAGAGAAGGAGAAGAAAGACGAATATAAGAGAGTACTCACCGATACCATTGAGGCGATTACTGCCTCTGTGGATGACCAGGGTGCCTATCAGGGAGCTACTGTAGAAGCGCTGCAACAAGCACTGGCACAGTTTTCCCTGCTTCCCAAACAAGGTATTGGTTGGGAAGCACTCCTGGAACAGGTGAAACAGACCATTCTTCCGCACTTTCTCAGGACCTGGTCACCAAACTACATGGCTCACCTGCATAGCCCGGCTCTTCTGGAGTCCATTGCCAGTGAGTTGATCATCGCAACCTTCAACCAGTCGATGGACAGCTGGGACCAGAGCCCAGTTGCAACCGAGGTTGAGGTAGCAGTGGTCAGTGAGCTTTGCAGTCTCTATGGCTATCATGAAGGAAGTGATGGTGTATTCACCTCCGGGGGAAGCCAATCGAACCTGAGTGCCATTACCATGGCCCGCGACTGGTACTGCAGTACAAAGCTGGGCCATGATGTGAAAAAGGAAGGGCTTCCTCCCTCCTACCACAAGCTCAGGCTCTATACAAGTGAGGTCTCCCACTTCTCCATGGAAAAGAGTGCCCATCTGCTCGGCCTTGGCTACAATGCTGTACGTAAGGTGCCCGTTGATGACCTATGCAGGATGGATGTAGAGAAACTCAACGCGATGATCGAGTCGGATAAGCAAGATGGCCTTCTGCCCTTCTGTGTGGTGGCAACCATCGGGACAACCGACTATGGTTCCATCGACCCTGTTGGAGCATTACGGGAAGTCTGTGACCGTGAGGGAATGTTCCTCCACGCTGATGCAGCCTACGGAAGTGGACTACAACTTTCCCCGACCTATCGCTCAAGACTGGGGAACCTTTCACTCTGTGACTCCATCACCGTCGATTTCCATAAGATGTTCCTGCTCCCTATCAGCTGTGGAGCGCTCCTGGTAAAGAACAAGGAGCACTTCTCGGTATTCACCCTTCATGCAGACTATCTGAACAGGGAGGAAGATGAAGAGGAAGGATACACCAATCTGGTGGGAAAGAGCTTGCAAACCACCCGAAGAGGGGATGCCTTGAAGGTCTGGATGGCCTTCCAGTGTAGGGGTAAAGATGGCTATGGCAAGATCGTCGACACCTGCACAGAGAATGCTGCCTATCTGGCGAAGGAGTTGTTGGCCCATGACTCATTCACGCTTGCCATTGAACCGGAGCTCAGCAGTGTAGTATTCCGTCACGTTGGTAGCTGTGAACTGAATAAGCGTATCAGGAAAGAGTTATTGCACCACCATCAAGTGGTTATCGGTCAGACCGTATATAAGGGGCAAACATATCTGAAGTTCACGTTACTCAACCCAACCCTTACAAAGGAGCATCTCTCAGAATTGCTTACCCTGATAGATTCGTTGGCAACTGAACTGCAGTAA
- a CDS encoding ABC transporter ATP-binding protein: MEQAMQENALAVKDGQEVVVHMQNIGFSYAQNRLFNHLDLEIRRGNIYGLLGKNGAGKTTLLKILSGQLFIEEGETKVLGENPQERKPSLLSEIFYLPEEFPLPKMKASEYLAMRSPFYPKFDHEMFSQYCREFDIDLNQRLDQMSLGQKKKVLLSFGLATNTALLILDEPTNGLDIPSKRQFRQTVASAMTEQRTFIISTHQVRDMENLIDPIIILHDGKVIFNDTVESVNEKYVLSLTTEQPKAGEGMYTEKVLGGWMVLSERTDDREGKPLDLETLFNVIIEQSKGSAGGVR; this comes from the coding sequence ATGGAACAAGCAATGCAAGAGAACGCGCTTGCCGTCAAGGACGGACAAGAGGTCGTAGTGCACATGCAGAATATTGGTTTCTCATATGCTCAGAACCGTCTATTCAACCATCTTGATCTGGAGATCAGGAGAGGGAATATTTATGGGTTGCTGGGGAAGAATGGGGCAGGGAAGACTACATTGCTGAAGATTCTCAGCGGGCAGCTCTTTATCGAAGAAGGCGAGACAAAGGTATTGGGAGAGAATCCTCAGGAGAGGAAACCGTCACTGCTTAGTGAGATTTTCTATCTCCCGGAAGAGTTTCCCCTGCCGAAGATGAAAGCAAGTGAATATCTTGCTATGCGATCTCCGTTTTATCCAAAGTTCGACCACGAGATGTTTAGTCAGTATTGCAGGGAGTTCGATATTGATCTGAATCAGCGTCTCGATCAGATGTCGTTGGGACAGAAAAAGAAGGTATTGCTCTCTTTTGGGCTTGCCACCAACACTGCTCTCCTGATTCTGGACGAGCCAACGAATGGACTCGATATTCCAAGCAAGCGGCAGTTCAGACAGACTGTAGCATCCGCCATGACAGAACAGAGAACGTTCATCATCTCGACTCACCAGGTACGTGATATGGAAAATCTGATCGACCCGATCATCATCCTGCATGATGGCAAGGTGATATTCAACGACACGGTCGAATCGGTGAATGAGAAGTATGTTCTCTCCCTAACCACTGAACAGCCTAAGGCTGGTGAAGGAATGTATACCGAGAAGGTGCTTGGAGGCTGGATGGTGCTGAGTGAACGTACTGATGACAGGGAAGGAAAGCCCTTGGACCTGGAGACCTTATTCAATGTAATCATCGAGCAATCGAAGGGTAGTGCAGGAGGTGTGAGATGA
- a CDS encoding diaminobutyrate--2-oxoglutarate transaminase family protein produces MTENTNQFYLDRQNQTESNARTYPRKFPIAIKKAKGSVVTDVEGNTYLDFLCGAGTLALGHNDSEITQTMIDLLQSEAPLHSLDLTTPVKDTFVHTLLSLLPEELRQHGKLQFCSPSGTDAVDAAIKLCKTATGRSSVIAFGGGYHGMGHGALALTGNLNAKNNVNGLMSDVHFFPYPYSYRCPFGLGGEAGVDAACAYFERTLKDPESGITRPAAVILEPIQGEGGVIPAPVKFLQTVRRVTEELGIPMIVDEIQCGVGRSGKFFAFEYAGITPDVILTSKAIGGSQPMAVVIYHEKLDAWQPGAHAGTFRGNQIAMAAGTVVMKRVSDPAFLTEVQEKGAHLEKALLKLKQEVSIIGDIRAKGLMLGIEFVDPKGKKDQLGSLPCSGDIATRVQQECFKNRLIMEKGGRHGSVMRCLCALNVTHDEIETMLKITEQAIRKVDADVTKAN; encoded by the coding sequence ATGACTGAAAATACCAATCAATTCTATCTTGACCGACAGAATCAAACAGAATCAAACGCTCGCACATATCCCAGAAAATTCCCCATTGCCATCAAAAAGGCAAAAGGTTCTGTAGTAACCGATGTAGAAGGAAACACCTATCTTGATTTCCTCTGCGGCGCCGGTACCCTGGCCCTCGGTCACAACGACAGTGAAATCACACAGACCATGATCGACCTTCTCCAGAGTGAAGCACCACTGCACTCACTCGATCTTACCACCCCAGTCAAGGATACCTTCGTTCATACACTCCTCTCCTTGCTTCCTGAAGAACTCAGGCAACATGGAAAACTCCAGTTTTGTAGTCCAAGCGGAACTGATGCAGTGGATGCAGCAATAAAGCTCTGCAAGACTGCCACCGGTCGCTCCTCCGTCATTGCCTTCGGTGGTGGATACCACGGAATGGGTCACGGTGCCCTTGCACTGACAGGAAACCTAAACGCAAAAAACAACGTAAATGGGCTCATGAGTGACGTACACTTCTTCCCCTACCCGTACTCCTACCGCTGTCCGTTTGGCCTTGGAGGTGAAGCCGGAGTAGATGCAGCTTGTGCATACTTTGAGCGCACGCTCAAGGACCCAGAGAGCGGGATCACCAGACCAGCGGCGGTTATCCTTGAACCCATCCAGGGTGAGGGTGGAGTCATTCCTGCCCCAGTAAAATTCCTGCAGACTGTCAGGAGGGTTACCGAGGAACTCGGAATCCCCATGATCGTTGACGAAATCCAGTGTGGAGTCGGTCGTTCAGGCAAGTTCTTTGCATTCGAGTATGCCGGCATCACACCCGATGTTATTCTCACTTCCAAGGCAATTGGAGGGAGCCAGCCGATGGCAGTGGTAATCTACCATGAGAAGCTCGATGCCTGGCAGCCAGGAGCCCATGCGGGCACCTTCAGGGGAAACCAGATCGCCATGGCAGCCGGTACGGTAGTCATGAAGAGAGTCAGTGACCCTGCCTTCCTCACTGAAGTACAGGAGAAAGGAGCACATCTGGAGAAGGCCTTGCTGAAGCTCAAGCAGGAGGTCTCCATCATTGGAGACATTCGTGCAAAAGGTTTGATGCTTGGTATCGAGTTTGTTGATCCAAAAGGAAAGAAGGACCAACTTGGTTCTCTCCCCTGCAGTGGGGATATCGCAACCCGTGTACAGCAGGAGTGTTTCAAGAATCGCCTTATCATGGAGAAAGGCGGCAGGCATGGATCAGTCATGCGTTGCCTCTGTGCACTGAATGTCACCCATGATGAGATTGAAACCATGCTCAAAATTACCGAGCAAGCAATACGCAAGGTAGATGCAGATGTCACAAAAGCCAACTAA